gtggcctcaatatatattatcttgtggcctcaatatatatTATCTTATGGTGTtgatatattatcttgtggcctcaatatattattttgtgggaGTAGTGTGTGATTTTCTATTAATATATTAGATTGTTGCATCAATATGTATTGTCTCATGGCTTCAATATATTaacttgtggcctcaatatatattatcttgtggcctcaatatatattatcttgtggcctctatatattatcttgtgacaTCAATATGTATTGTCTCATGGCGTCactatattatcttgtggcctcaatatattattttgtggccttaatatatttTCTTGTAGCTTCAGTTTATTATATTGTGGCTTCAATTTATCATGTTGTGGCCTCAATAAATTATTTTGAGACCCTAATATATTaacttgtggcctcaatatattattttgtgggaTTAGTATGTGATAatgtggccttaatatattatattgtggcATCAATATGTATTGTCTCATGGCTTCGATATATTTtcttgtggccttaatatatttTCTTGTGGCTTCAGTTTATTATATTGTGGCTTCAATTCatcatcttgtggcctcaatgtGTTATCTTGTGGACAGGCGGATGGACAGACATATGGACGGACAGATAGACAATCACTGTCAGAATGAACCAAATTTagcaaagaagaagaaaaagagagtgtGAACTGGCAGAGCGTCTCTTCACTGTGAGAGATATAAAACAGAGACCAGTCCAGCTCAGTGACCACAGTCTAGTCTTAGAAAAGGACAGATATAATAAATCTTGGccggccagagagagagagacaacacGACAATGGTCACTGAGGCCGAGCTGGAGCTGCTTCCTCTGTGGAAAACATCAAGATTGGAGAAGAAAAGATTAACGCTTAACTTCTTATGATTTTCAGAAGATCAAGATTCcatcttgtggcctcaaaatattatcttgtggccacccCTTTTGAAAAACAACCAGCAGGTCACATTAGGGGCTCCCTATCCTGAGGTACAAACTGAGGTACGTCATTTTTTATTTGCAATTTTTCATAGAAACTGCTGCATTCTTAGACTTCGGAGTAAATTTGTACAGTTCTGATTTTGTAAGCATGTCATGAAAGCTATCTGGAGCTCAGTCTGTGGGTCTGCGGAACTCTTTACCCTCCAATAACACCCATGTTTCTTCACCCTCACAACCAGGCTGAGAAAGGCTGCCAGGAAACAGCAGAAGATCTGAGAGCATCATTGAGCAGAAGAACAACTCCAGGCAAAGAGCAGCATTGAAATCAGGCAAGAACCTCCTTCTTCTGATGTCTGATGTTGTGTGTCTCCCTTCATTGCTTCATCATGCCAGATTTGTTTTAGTTCAGGAAGAACACAAGGTTCTAAGGGTtctgtaaatacatttaataaggTTTTTTTAAGTGGATCAGCTGATGTCTTGTTGGTaatccttgagcaaggccctttaccctctctgctccccgggcgctggagttggctgcccaccgctctgggtgtgtgtgtactcactgcccctaacacgtgtgtgtgtgtgtgtgtgagtgtgtgttcactaccagatgggttaaatgcggaggacacatttcgctgtacagtccacactgtacagtgacaaatacgtgcacctaaTGCCGCAGTTCTACCCGTGACCTGTTAAACCAATGGGGTTTAGGAGCTGCAGACCAGGGCTCCCACCACCAGTAGGCTCTCTTAACCTCAGTTAACCTTGTCCTTAGAACTTGCCTTGCCTTCTGAAGGCTAGACTGCAGTACAGCGGGCCTATGAAAACTCTCCGGAAAGGCCCCGCCTCATGCTATTACGGCACTTAGGATACATCATTTGCGTCTTCCAAATCATTACAACCTCGGCCACTTTTCTGGGTTGTATATGAAGAATGAAGGGTCCTTCTATGGCATAGCAGCCTGGAAATGCAGCCTAGAAATGCAACCTAGGCAAATCAGGCACAATTTGGTGGGGACATTGTCCCCACATTTATCTTTGATggtgaacacagtgatgtcCGTGCTTGTTTCCATCCAACCAAGAACATCCAACAGAGGTTcatccacagttttaaactgaagaacccctaaCTTTTAGCCAATGAGCCGATTAGCTTGCCAGCCCTATCAGCTCTCTGTAGCTAGAATGCTAGCCTGGCCTAAGCCTGGCCCAAACCACAGTATCAGCATAGCCTGTATATAAGAGTgtgctgttaaaagtataagatccttgaggatcTCTTAGGGCTTCTTCAGagtgaaactgtggaggaacctcttaaggtgccttttcttgaaggttcctcaaagaaccttaAGTGGTTCCTTCactgtttcaaactgaagaaccctaaaacttcaaggatcttatactctTAACACTGCGGTCTAGATGGCAGTGGCACATAATACGCTTAAGTAATAATACTTATTAAGTAAGTTTATATTACTGTTACTTTATTCAAAATATGCCCAGTGGTCAGTGCCCTGTGCTGCAGCTCCTAAACAGTTCTGGGTCAAGGCGTCCCAGATAATACTGTGAAATTCCCAACAACCAAAAACACGGCATctgtttatactgtatatatattatgatataaaTATCATAACTGAAACTTTAGAGCCTTGTGTTCCTCCTGTAGATGCAGCTTGAATCTATGAAGATCATGAAAGATCAGGTCATTCACAGTGCAGTGCCAGCATCCACCACCAGGTGACCGTCAGCACTCCCAGCACTCACCACAGTAGCAGTAAAGCATTCGTAGCAGAACATTTTAGAAGAGTGCACTTTTTAACCCCTCGAAAGTGTATGGGGAAGGTTGTGAGGGTGATGGTGTAGTAAAAATCCAGCAGATTATTAATGAAACCCAACCCAGCAGCTCCACACTGTGCTTTAAAACCCCCAGCTTTAAGTTCAGGGTGGAGCTCCAGTCTCACAAAGCAGCTCAGTTAGAGCTTCACCTCCAGCGTTCAGTGTTCTTCTCTAAGTAGAGCTCATGTAGCACATCAGAAGAGCAGGGGGTCTGGTAGGAACCCACCTGACTTCACTGCTGCTCTGTCTGCTGCTGGTTGTCTGGACTTGTGCTTGAAGATGATGTTCTTGGATCTTCATATCTTGTGTTCATAAGGAGTCTAAAATAGCTCAGATccaataattttatttatcttGAGGAATGtggtgagctgtggagctgaaaCGTGGTATTAaaggttaatattaatatacgcCACCTGCTGATACATGGTCACATCATCAAGAAGCAGAAGATGTTTagatataaacatatatatggACAATCACTGgaaaatatgattattattattaatattattatatagtttAATTTCAGGTTGACTTCATGTATTACATGTAAGTACAGCGTACTTATGCTACATCTATAtatccacacacatacatattattacattattactggTGATGTTAAAAGTACTAAAGTAGGATGCTACATATATGTCTCTACATCTATATATTCTTAAAAGTACATATCTATTTAATGTACTATTCactatatgtattttatttactttaaggaatatatgtacataaatatataatataacaaattataaCTACAGCAATGtagtattttaaaaatgcataCATATGTAAGTATTCTATATAATTTATTACTACACAtctttttgtatatataaagcataaacatatagaaaatgtgtacttaaatgtatacatatagaaataaattagtatgtttgtgtgtatatatatatatatacatatatgcataACGTGTGTAAATATCctatatagtttattactacACACGTTCTgtgtatagatatagatatatacacatctatattgtgtatatatataaagtatacacgttatataaaatgtgtacttcatatacatatatataaagatgagtatgtatatatatatatataaatatatatatatatgcgtaacttatgtaaatatgctatataattaattaataatataataaataaagtacacacaaatatataaaatgtgtacttcatatatacataatgtatataatatataaatgcatAACTTGTGTAAATACTTATATTACCACACATctttatgtatgtgtatatatatatataaaatataaaatgtgcaCTACTTAGCTATATACATAGATTCGataagtatgtttttttttatatataaatataaatgcataACCTATGTAAATATACTTACATCACTACACATCtttatgtataatatattatatattatacataaagATGTGTAGTGATGTAAGTATATTATAGTAAATATACACAACGTATACTTTATACATAAGTAAAGATATGAGTATACGTGAGAAGACAACATCAAtagaacattaataataaacacagaccatttttttttggtttcatttttatttttatactaaAATGCAGAGAAATTCTTAACATGTCAATGAAAAACAAAGACACCgaggaaaacaacaaaacaaaaacaaaaacaaaacaaatctgtactggaccaataaataaataacatgtttgttctgtttagtATTTACAGGAAATCACAATCGTTAGcagtatttacaaaaaaaattataatctgaCAAACGTAAGCTAAGTAGGacgtcctcacacacacacacacacacacacacacacacacacacacacacacacacacacacactctctcttaatAATCCATCTATACAGATTGATAAAGGAACAAATGTTAACATAGGGCATGTGTGCTATATACAGTTAAGAGTAGTACTCCGCTGATCACTGGACTACTGGAACTGGCCCTTCCACCTTAAGTGGTGCGGCAGCTCCAGTTCCAGTAGTCGGTGGAGCCGACTTCAGCCTggatttagggtttaggtttagtgtaGGACGACTCTCCCACTGCTGACTACGGTCTAACCGGCTCGAAAGGATTTGACAATGTTGAACACAAAGCCTAATCGGATTTGTGTGTCGTGGACAGAGGTAGAGACAGTGTGTTGTGTTCTCAGAATCGCAAGAAAAGAAGTTGTACAAAAACCCAAACGCCACTTTTGCTGCCTAAACATCTCGCTGGTGATAGTCTGGACGCAaccaaaatgtgtgtgtatatatatacatacatacacacatatacatacatatatatatacatatatacacacacactacatactatatatatataaagccagtagagaaggggggggggggtcgctTGCCTGCCTTACTGCCCCCTCGCCCCTACTGTAGAGTTAGcactagtacacacacaccccccccacacccccccccccccccccccttcattcAGCATGGGACGGTCCTTCGCTCAGCTGTCagttgaactttttttttttgtgtataaaaacaaatcatatatataaatcatatatataaaagttCATAAAGTCCTTCACCGCCTTACTTCTTCTTGGCAGCCTTCTTCGCCTTGGCTACTTTGGGCTTGGCTGCTTTAGGCTTCACCGGTTTGACCTTCTTGGGGCTCTTGGCCACTTTCTTAGCCGCCGGCTTCTTCACCTTCTTCGGGCTCTTGGCGGCTTTCTTGGGCGCCGGCTTCTTCACCTTCTTGGGCGCCTTCTTGGGCTTGGCCGCCTTAGCCACCGCCTTCTTGGGCTTGGCCGCCTTGGCCGGAGCCTTCTTGGCGGCTGCGGGCTTCTTGGGCTTCGCCACGGCTTTCCTGACCGGCTTCTTGGcggccgccgccgccgccgccgccgccgcggGCTTCTTGCTGACTTTGAAGGAGCCCGACGCTCCGGTGCCTTTGGTCTGCACCAGGGCGCCCTTCTTCACCAGCGACTTGAGCGCCAGTTTGACGCGGGCGTTGTTCTTCTCCACGTCGTAGCCGCTGCCGGCCAGAGCCTTCTTCAGCGCGGCCAGGGAGACCCCCTTGCGCTCGCTGGAAGCTGCCACCGCCTTCACGATGAGGTCCGAGACGCTCGGGCCGGACTTCTTCGGCTTCGCGGCGGGCTTCTTCCTCGGCGCCTTGGCCGGCGCTGCCGCCGCGGGTGCTGGTGCGGTCTCTGCCATGGTCGGAGGGTGGGGGAGCCGGTCAGTCGCCACTCGCGCGTAGAGAGGAAAgttgtagtagtggtggtggtggtggtggtggaggaggtggtggtgatgggcGGAAAGAGGCGCCGTCCAAAGCAAAAGTCAGTGTTTACGTCCCCGCGGCCGAGGGCGGGATTTAAGCGAGCGATGAGAACCTTACAGACTCAACCGCCCGCACGGCGGCTCCCCAGCAGCGGAGAGGCGCCTTCAGATGTGTTTTCTTACCCGGAGAAACGCGATAATTTCCACGTTAACCGGCCACGGATCGCCGTGCCGCGGGGACGGATCGATAGCTGACTTCTTGGTTTTCGCAGCCGCTTCGTGGTTCGCCGCCTTGGGCCGCCCGTTCGGCGCGAAATGCTCAAAACGTAGCCAAATCTGCATGGAAAGTGTGTGGGAAAGATCGTACTTCCTCCACTCTTTCAAAGATTATACGTTCAATTTCGCCACGGAGGGCGGCCAGTCTGGTCGGCCGACGTGGAGAAGACCCTCAGCTACAGGCTTGTCTCGATTTTAAGGAGACATCCCTCAAGCAGGAGGGCTTTTCCCCCATTTTCGACAGCCGAGGTAGCACAGCTCCTCGCTGTCGCCATTGCAACCTCCCTTAATCTCAAAGATTCTTTCTTCAGCCACCGAAACACCGAGCGGGACTTATTTTCCCCCAACATTTCAACCGAGACACGAAAATAAACGAGCAAAATCGCCCCGTTTAGCAGAAAAACCAGCTCCGAGTCTGCGCCGTTTAGTTTGGGGACTATGCTTAGCTAGCATTGTCTGGGAGGTACTAGCACCCCACCTAGGCTAGTCGTGGTGGCTGGCTTGTAACTCGGTAGTGTCCTGAAGTAAAATCTTGGAATATCTGTGTTTTATGATCACATTTTGAAATATGGTCATAATCTAGCAGCACTGCACTCGATATTCATCCTAAACAAGCCCTGGGTTTATGATAAAGGGCTCTTTGAGCACTCTTCAGCTGGACGTAGCTTAGCCTCTCAGTGGGGCCCATGGAGTTGCAACAATGGCCTCATTGAAGTTCCCAGCATCCATTCCCACGTCTGAAGAttaatattgtatatttttatgCACATTATTTTGCGTATATCGTGCATGATTACAGTCTGAtctgacccgtcctcctctctGTGTTGCAGTAAACAGCAGATCAGATGGGCTGACTCTGGTTTAGTCAGGGTCAAAGACCACCGCAGGCCTGCTGGACCCACTCTACAACCTTGACCTCTGTTTCTTCACAAGCATTTGTCTGTAATGAACACCACGGCATTGCATTTCTGCAATATGGTCCCCCCCCCCGCTGTAGTAAACGAAAGAAAGTGGCCACAGGCCTAATGCATTTGGGCCCGCTGTAGTTTCCCCGGGTATACGTCTTTATAAGCGCTAAGCGCTGTATCACACCACTGTTACAACAGGTATCTAAACACAAGGTGAAAATGTTGTGTTAGATATACAGCACATCGATATAGTGTCGTAGAGTATTGCTATAGATCCTTCAGACGTTACACCGTGCAGCTTTTTAGGCTAAGCAGCGTGCTAACATCAAATTTGGGCTAGCCAAATCCTTCGTTGATGAGGAAAGGCCCAGCAAACGATAAGCCAGGAGATCCAATGTCGTGGGTTTAACATAAACGTAGGTTAACTTGACGCTAGGACCAGGTTTGGGTCGGCTTGGCGTATTTTTACCGAGCTTTGAACTCCGATATTATGATATGACGGGTTAAATAGGTTCATAATTCCAGGATGATTTAGTATGACGGGCTTAGTCCAGTGCCACCAAATCAATAGATAAATAAGCAAACCATACAGGCTACCAGGTTTCACAGGTTTATGGAGATTAGCCTCTTCTTTTAGTTCTATTCTAGCACCAGCTCCGAGTCTACGCCGTTTAGTTTGGGGACTATGCTTAGCTAGCATTGTCTGGGAGGTACTAGCACCCCACCTAGGCTAGTCGTGGTGGCTGGCTTGTAACTCGGTAGTGTCCTGAAGTAAAATCTTGGAATATCTGTGTTTTATGGTCACATTTTGAAATATGGTCATAATCTAGCAGCACTGCACTCGATATTCATCCCAAACAAGCCCTGGGTTTATGATAAAGGGCTCTTTGAGCACTCTTCAGCTGGACGTAGCTTAGCCTCTCAGTGGGGCCCATGGAGTTGCAACAATGGCCTCATTGAAGtgaatcaaaatcaaatcaaatctcaTTTATTGCCATATCACTTTACACAGGTGCAGCCTAGCAAAACAACAACGAATAcgaataagtaaataaataaacacaaataaaaaagcatACAGGTGATCACATTGTAGAGGTTTAAGAAAGTAAGCCTCCTTAGTTTGTATGCTTTGGGACGCCAGATCAGTTGGCTTAATGCTAGCAGCGAGTTTGGCCTAGTTTGGCCACTACAGCCTAATAATCAtatgtaaaatgaataaataatcaaGTTAACACGTTTGACGATCTTAGATCTTAATACATAAGGCGGAAACCCTGCTTCAATGTGCTTATAACATGATGAGTGCCTT
This Salminus brasiliensis chromosome 20, fSalBra1.hap2, whole genome shotgun sequence DNA region includes the following protein-coding sequences:
- the histh1l1 gene encoding histone H1 like1, which translates into the protein MAETAPAPAAAAPAKAPRKKPAAKPKKSGPSVSDLIVKAVAASSERKGVSLAALKKALAGSGYDVEKNNARVKLALKSLVKKGALVQTKGTGASGSFKVSKKPAAAAAAAAAAKKPVRKAVAKPKKPAAAKKAPAKAAKPKKAVAKAAKPKKAPKKVKKPAPKKAAKSPKKVKKPAAKKVAKSPKKVKPVKPKAAKPKVAKAKKAAKKK